In a genomic window of Flavobacterium crassostreae:
- a CDS encoding tetratricopeptide repeat protein, whose product MKKKALLLLFFVLLSNSNRLLAQTQPEVSKQDTATFQEYFYESLKQKAIENYDKAINALQQCQTIDPQNATIYFELGKNYLALKQYQNAYSSFEHATQIDPSNKWFWVGMYDVSYATKDYSTGIKVLDKLIVLDPKFKEDLVSLYMNTRAFDKALDLINALNEHVGSTDRREAYKLQILSEPKYQTAEIANLETQIQKYPKVESNYIALIYLYSKNNSLGKVALTVKKLEQHIPTSEWAQVSLFKNYLENNQGPKAVQAMTIVLKSTQIDSKIKHRVLNEFLLFVTKNPQYSPDLDTAISYFDHDPEINVALEIGKFYHSKKQFDKAITLYQKAIKNSNTTDLETNLLLLEAYVAVQKFEEVARQTEALLGLFPAQPQLYYYSGLAYNQLQQFQKAKDALESGQDYLIEDLPLEINFNIQLGQAYSGLGDTKKKEFYFSKANKLVTESKKQ is encoded by the coding sequence ATGAAAAAGAAAGCACTCTTATTGCTGTTTTTTGTTTTGCTCAGCAATTCCAATAGGCTATTGGCGCAAACACAACCAGAGGTTAGCAAGCAAGATACCGCTACATTTCAGGAATATTTTTATGAGTCTTTAAAACAAAAAGCTATCGAAAATTATGACAAAGCCATAAACGCATTACAACAATGCCAAACCATTGACCCACAAAACGCTACAATTTATTTTGAGTTAGGAAAAAACTATTTGGCCCTAAAACAATACCAAAATGCCTATTCGTCCTTTGAGCATGCCACCCAGATAGACCCTAGCAACAAGTGGTTTTGGGTAGGAATGTACGATGTAAGTTACGCCACCAAAGACTATTCTACTGGCATAAAGGTACTAGACAAACTGATTGTTTTAGACCCAAAATTTAAAGAAGATTTAGTATCCCTTTACATGAATACTAGAGCGTTTGACAAAGCATTAGACTTAATCAACGCACTCAATGAGCACGTTGGTTCTACAGACCGAAGAGAGGCCTACAAACTTCAAATTTTATCCGAACCCAAATACCAAACTGCCGAAATTGCCAACCTAGAAACCCAAATACAAAAATACCCCAAGGTAGAGTCCAATTATATTGCCCTAATTTATTTGTATTCCAAAAACAATAGCCTAGGCAAAGTAGCGCTCACCGTAAAAAAACTAGAGCAGCACATCCCAACTTCAGAATGGGCACAAGTAAGTTTATTTAAAAATTATCTAGAAAACAATCAGGGCCCAAAAGCAGTACAAGCCATGACAATTGTTCTAAAAAGCACCCAAATAGACTCCAAAATTAAACACCGAGTTCTAAACGAGTTTTTGTTATTTGTTACAAAAAACCCACAATATAGCCCCGATTTAGACACTGCCATAAGTTATTTTGATCACGATCCCGAAATAAACGTAGCCTTAGAGATAGGCAAATTTTACCACAGCAAAAAACAATTTGACAAAGCCATAACGCTCTACCAAAAAGCCATTAAAAACAGCAACACCACAGATTTAGAAACCAATTTATTATTGTTAGAAGCCTATGTTGCCGTCCAAAAATTCGAAGAAGTAGCCCGCCAAACCGAAGCATTACTTGGCCTATTTCCGGCACAACCCCAATTGTATTATTATTCGGGTCTTGCCTACAACCAACTACAACAATTCCAGAAAGCCAAAGATGCGCTAGAGTCTGGCCAAGATTATCTGATAGAAGACTTGCCTCTAGAGATAAATTTTAATATACAGTTAGGCCAAGCCTATAGCGGTTTAGGAGACACCAAGAAAAAAGAATTTTATTTCTCTAAAGCCAATAAATTAGTAACGGAATCTAAGAAACAATAA
- a CDS encoding DUF4292 domain-containing protein, translated as MKKIAAFLLLIMVISCKIKAVSTAATTPASYLKAKTIIDTHYKNQIDYTTLYLKANARFADSKQTQNVTAEIRIKKDEQILVSIRFLGITMAKASITPSSVQYYEKIKGTYFEGDFSSLSAWLGTDLDYNKIQNMLTGEALDDLTKGKYLESLTDQLYRLEAVAKTNTQKTFYIDATDFKVKKQELIQAKEGRMMQILYADTQQFAPYTLPTNVVITSYQNADKAEINLNYNTVSYNEELSFPYSVPNGYNRIIIK; from the coding sequence ATGAAAAAAATTGCCGCCTTTTTGCTTCTCATTATGGTGATTTCGTGCAAAATCAAAGCAGTCAGCACCGCAGCAACTACACCTGCAAGCTACCTTAAGGCCAAAACCATAATAGACACGCATTACAAAAACCAGATAGACTATACCACTTTGTACCTAAAAGCCAACGCTCGCTTTGCAGACAGCAAACAAACGCAAAACGTAACGGCAGAGATACGCATCAAAAAAGACGAACAAATTTTAGTAAGCATTCGTTTTTTGGGTATAACCATGGCCAAAGCCTCCATTACTCCAAGCTCCGTGCAGTATTATGAAAAAATTAAAGGCACGTATTTTGAAGGAGACTTTAGCTCTTTGAGCGCTTGGTTGGGCACGGATTTAGACTACAACAAGATCCAAAATATGCTAACAGGAGAAGCCTTGGATGATTTAACCAAAGGCAAATACCTAGAGTCTCTAACAGACCAATTGTATCGATTAGAAGCTGTAGCCAAAACCAACACCCAAAAAACCTTTTATATAGATGCCACAGATTTTAAAGTAAAAAAACAAGAACTCATCCAAGCCAAAGAAGGAAGAATGATGCAAATTCTATATGCCGACACCCAGCAATTTGCGCCCTATACCTTGCCAACCAACGTAGTTATTACCAGCTATCAGAATGCAGATAAGGCCGAAATTAATTTGAATTACAATACGGTTTCGTATAATGAAGAACTTTCTTTTCCATATAGTGTTCCAAATGGTTATAATAGAATTATAATTAAGTAA
- a CDS encoding murein hydrolase activator EnvC family protein, protein MPKFFLSLICICLTTVLWSQSTQQEKLEQRKAQIQKEIKDNEKLLQSVKSKEKSAMNVYMIQKNKIRLKENLIHTTEKQTKLLANDMYINQIKINKLNKELAILKEDYAKMIVKSYKSRSEQSRAMFILSSETFLQAYKRAQYLKQYTNFRKSQGEEIKSKSTDLIQVNKKLSGQKVVKQKLLAENVKERTVLEKEKIVQEKLVNEIKKDKNRIVSDIRKKQRESKTIDKQIDRLIRAAIAEANRKAALEKAKAKALAEKSNATPKEVAATAAKEPVSSSRIELTPESKLIADNFRANRGSLPWPVEKGFISLGYGNQAHPIYNTLVIHNSGVEITTNEGANARAVFGGEVASVMVLSPVNKAVMIQHGDYFTIYQNLSSVSVNKGDKISIKQTIGRVRTNGDTGKTVIKFLLLQNTTYTDPKGWLSNK, encoded by the coding sequence ATGCCAAAATTTTTCCTTAGCCTAATTTGTATTTGCCTGACTACAGTGTTGTGGAGTCAATCTACTCAACAAGAAAAGTTAGAGCAAAGAAAGGCACAGATTCAGAAAGAAATAAAAGATAACGAAAAGTTATTGCAATCCGTAAAGTCGAAAGAAAAATCGGCTATGAACGTGTATATGATTCAAAAAAATAAAATCAGACTCAAAGAAAACCTAATACATACCACCGAAAAGCAAACCAAGCTTTTGGCAAATGACATGTATATCAACCAGATAAAGATTAATAAATTAAACAAAGAATTGGCCATTCTCAAAGAAGATTATGCCAAAATGATTGTAAAATCATACAAAAGCAGATCCGAGCAAAGTAGAGCCATGTTTATACTTTCTTCCGAAACTTTTTTGCAGGCATACAAAAGAGCTCAATATTTAAAACAATACACCAATTTTAGAAAATCCCAAGGAGAAGAAATTAAATCTAAATCTACCGATTTAATACAGGTTAACAAAAAGCTGAGCGGACAAAAAGTAGTCAAACAAAAATTACTTGCCGAGAACGTAAAGGAGCGTACGGTGCTAGAAAAAGAAAAAATAGTACAAGAAAAGTTGGTTAACGAAATCAAGAAAGACAAAAACAGAATTGTTTCGGATATCCGCAAGAAACAAAGAGAATCCAAAACCATAGACAAGCAAATTGACCGTTTGATTAGAGCTGCCATTGCCGAAGCCAATAGAAAAGCAGCACTCGAAAAAGCCAAAGCCAAAGCACTCGCCGAAAAATCCAATGCAACACCCAAAGAAGTAGCCGCCACGGCCGCCAAAGAACCTGTCTCTTCTTCAAGGATTGAATTGACCCCAGAATCCAAATTAATAGCAGATAACTTTAGAGCCAACCGAGGCAGTTTGCCATGGCCTGTAGAAAAAGGATTTATATCCTTAGGCTACGGTAACCAAGCACACCCCATTTACAATACTCTGGTTATACACAACAGTGGTGTCGAAATCACCACCAACGAAGGTGCCAATGCTAGAGCCGTATTTGGAGGAGAAGTAGCAAGTGTGATGGTATTATCACCAGTTAACAAAGCCGTAATGATCCAGCACGGGGATTATTTTACGATTTACCAAAACTTAAGTTCTGTATCGGTAAACAAAGGCGATAAAATAAGCATCAAACAAACCATAGGACGTGTCAGAACCAATGGGGATACCGGCAAAACAGTAATCAAATTTTTGTTATTACAAAATACCACCTACACAGATCCTAAGGGATGGTTGTCCAATAAATAA
- a CDS encoding DUF5655 domain-containing protein yields MILYNNTSGQLNQVKEKPFKLEKEMQSIFENNLQEVMRLELVKSEFAIKNKRIDSLAYDKQTNAFIIIEYKRDKNYSVVDQGLTYLNLMLQNKAEFILTYNETLQDTLHSKDVDWSQSRVAFVSPSFTENQISASDFKDFGIELWEVKQFENNTISINSIKKSSGAPSIKPLLENSEKLKEVKENIKVYTEEDHYNNGSDASVELYEKFKAAITNLADGIEIIPQKFYIAFKKGSNISDIEMQKKGLKIFVNTKTGTLDDPKGLAKDVANIGHRGNGDYQIQIENDTDLEYIMSLIKQVIK; encoded by the coding sequence ATGATTCTCTACAATAACACTTCCGGTCAATTAAACCAAGTAAAAGAAAAACCATTTAAGTTAGAGAAAGAAATGCAATCTATTTTTGAAAATAATCTTCAAGAAGTGATGCGCTTGGAATTAGTAAAATCAGAATTTGCCATAAAAAACAAACGTATAGATTCTCTAGCTTACGATAAGCAAACCAACGCATTTATCATTATTGAGTACAAAAGAGACAAGAACTACAGCGTAGTAGACCAAGGCCTCACCTACCTGAATTTAATGCTGCAAAACAAGGCAGAATTTATACTAACTTACAACGAAACACTACAAGATACTTTGCACAGTAAAGATGTGGATTGGTCCCAATCAAGAGTGGCTTTTGTTTCTCCAAGTTTTACAGAAAATCAAATATCTGCAAGTGATTTTAAAGATTTTGGTATCGAATTGTGGGAAGTAAAACAATTTGAGAATAACACCATAAGCATCAACAGTATTAAAAAAAGTAGTGGCGCACCAAGTATAAAACCACTTTTAGAAAACAGTGAAAAACTAAAAGAAGTCAAAGAAAACATAAAAGTATATACCGAAGAAGACCATTATAACAACGGCTCGGATGCTTCTGTAGAATTATACGAAAAGTTTAAAGCCGCAATAACAAATCTTGCCGATGGGATAGAAATTATTCCTCAAAAATTTTACATCGCTTTCAAAAAAGGCAGTAACATTTCGGATATTGAGATGCAAAAAAAAGGATTAAAGATATTTGTTAATACCAAAACAGGAACATTAGACGACCCAAAAGGATTAGCTAAAGATGTTGCAAACATTGGTCATAGAGGTAATGGAGATTATCAAATTCAAATAGAAAATGATACGGATCTAGAATATATTATGAGCCTAATAAAGCAGGTGATTAAATAG